The Raphanus sativus cultivar WK10039 chromosome 2, ASM80110v3, whole genome shotgun sequence DNA segment tatatatatatatataggttaaCTTCTTAGCACTTTCCTTTATGTTAGTtcatatattatcaaaaaagaaCTAGACTAAGTACAAACGAAAGtttaaagttataaattaaataattgtgTAACTATTAActcatattaattttattttaatcatctaAGAAGTGTGTTAGGAAAGGGATGAAGTAGAGTGCTGGAAAGCTAATCTTAACTGTGTTAATGTGATATAGATCCCCGTGAAAGCGCTGAAGGTACGGATCCTTGGCCTAATGTCCATAGGAGCATAGTTTTGTTTGCTTTACAGTGCTCTAATCACCTACCCTACGTTCGTTGTTATTTACCAAACCAGACACTTGTCTTAAACAGTTTGACAGGTCTATTCAAAAAGTTATTTGCCATTTCAGTTTAAAACGTaagatgaatttttttgaaaagatgcAGGTTGATACAAGTTTGCATTGTTGTTGCATTTAAATGTTGTACGTATCACCCTTTTATACGAACATATACTCACGACTTTTATGTTTATACTTGGACAAATTACGTGTGTTCTTTGATCCAAAACCGATTCATGCATGAGACATTGTGAGTTGTCGAAAATCATGATTCGTTGATCAAATTGTAGAACGGAAACATATAAAATGAGTACAAATTAACTTAAAATGGACCACAAACCAATATGAAGCTAAactattggttaaaagttaaaggaattataaatttgaatcaCTAAGAGATGTTTGTCTTctaaatgaaaattaatttaacataGTTCGGATCTAGTTCTAATATAATCTACtagtcattttaaaataaaaaggaaaattggaCCATGTAATCAATCTTTCCTATTGAGACATACATAGAAAAATACTATGCAAGTTACAAACAATGCTAGACAGTCGATACTTGTATCACTTGTCTTAATCATTTTTGACAATACAGATTGACTCAGCGACGCTCAGATCACCGAGGGTCAATGACCGATACAGTCATTTGGTTCACAGACCAAGATTCATCATGCCGCTGATTACTCGATGATGAATCAGTGTCAAGAGGACTTCTCCCAACGCAATAACCTGGCTGTTCAGGCTGAGGAATAGCCGTTGTTTCACTTCCTAGCATCATAACTACCGACGACATCGTTGGTCTGTCGCTTGCACGTTCTTGAACACACAAGAGGCCAATCTTAATGCATCTTAAGATTTCAAGTGGACGGAACGTTGATGGTGAAGAATCTAAGATGATTGGATCAACGATGTCTAGCCCTTTCCCTTTTTTCCAGTTCCTCCACACCTGTAGTGCACATagattgaatatattttttaggtTTAGCTTCAGAGTGCGTTGCAAAATAGGAGGACGCTAAGAGGTTTTAGATCTTACACAACCAAGAAGATTAAGGTCATGGTCAGAGTTGtagaatcctttgttcctcttGCCACTTATGATCTCAAGAAGCAAAACACCGAAGCTGAAAACATCAGATTTTGTAGAGAATATTCCATCCATCGCATATTCCGGGGACATATAGCCACTACATAACAAAGAttgaaatcatttttaaattggttgtgagaaaaaaaaatctatttgttGTTTAGAGAATAATTACTTACTAAGTTCCCACCACCTTCCTCGTATTAGCTTCTGTCTCATCACGTCCAAAGATCCTAGCCATCCCAAAATCCGAGATCTTTGGAGTCATATCTTTATCAAGCAATACATTGCTCGCTTTCAAGTCTCTATGGATAATCCTAAACCGTGAATCTTGGTGAAGATAAAGAAGTCCTCTAGCAATACCATTCGTTATATCAAACCTCTTCTCCCAGTCTAGCTTACAGCTTCGAGTCTTGTCTACAACCAATCATAACCGAAAATGTGATAACTTATTTCAAAAGATTCGAACAAGAGCAGTAAGAAATTGTTGCACTAACCAAAGAGATGAGAATCGAGACTAAGATTCTCCAAATACTCGTAGATCAACATCTTCTCACTCCCATCGACGCAACACCCAAGAAGACGGACAAGGTTTATGTGCTGAAGCCTTGCAATGAGTTTCACCTCATTCTTGAACTCATCTGTCCCTTGCACCGACATCTTCGAAAGTCTTTTTACAGCGATTTCTTGCCCGTCAAGTAACCTTCCCTACTACCACACATGCTCATTAACGACAGTCTTTTTCACTGATAGATAATGAATTAAGTTTTCAATAATGTTTACCTTGTAAACTATACCGAAACCCCCTTGACCGAGCTTGTTAGCATTTGAGAAATTGTCAGTGGCAATGGCAACAGCTTCAAAGTCCATTAATGGCAGTTCGAGATCatctgttttgttttctctaaaTATATGTCTCCTACTAGGCATTACCACTTCGTTCATTAGCAAATCTTGGCTCCTCATTTGATCACCTAGTTCATCCACACAGAGAAGCAATCAGATATATAATtatcacaacaacaaaaaaatcatacaaaCATAAAAGGAATTGAAAGTTATTGATTTACCAAAGGGTGTTTCAATTGCTATTGATCGCTTCTGCTTCTTTTTCCAAAGACGAAAGATGATGAAACATAAAAGAAGCAAAACGCTCACTCCAATGCATGAGCCAATGATTTTTGCATTTCGGTTCGTCGTGTCCTCTGAAGTAGAGAAAGAGGTACTATTGTTAATAATCCTATCATAGTTAACTAAAAGCAGTTTCTTTTTGGTATTGGATCTTAAACCTTACTAATAATATTGGGggtaaataagtttttttttgtgaattacTGTATATGGTAAGTTGTAAAATTGTTAAAGTTCAATTGACTCAGATTCGTGAATAATATGGTAAGTccgaaaatatatttattaaggTATGAACTATTATATTAGACTAagccaagttacaaaaaaacactATTATATGGATTACAAAAGTCTACGCATATATGCAAGGACCAAAGACGTCAACATCTCTACCACGTTTAACAAGATGGGAATGAAAACActattaaactaaaagaatgtTTGGCTAAATTCAAAGTCTGTTAAACAATAACAATGTAACTTTGACTTGCAATATTCAATGCTATCACGCTTTACCGAACGCAGGAAGAAAAAACGCATTATTCACAAAAACTTAAACTTATTTAACTCTATCAACCGTTACTAAAAATGACAAATTATTTCATTCTATCAACCGTTACTAAGATATACTATATCGATTGTAAAAAATGAAAACCATACGTATATATTTGTACTCTTTTTTTCTATATGATTACCATCTTTTCTCGATGTATTATTTCCTATGAAATTTTATGTTCCACATCTATTTAGATAAAAGAGAAGGAACTAACCGAGATCACTAGCAGCCAACTTAACGTAAAGATCCTGACCACCCTTAGCATAATTCCGGGTATCAGAAATCTCTCCGGTCCACACAACGCAACCCGATCCACCACCTCGGATATCCGTATTAGCAAACGCCGTACAATTACAATCATTTTTGCACTTCTCTTCACATTCTTTAATACCTATTCCTCTGTCCACACTAGTCGCCGCAGTATCCGGcaatttcattttcttcaacCGCACAAACCCATCTCCACCGTCACAACTCAAGGCCGTCTTCCTCACGCAACCATCAGACCCATCCCTTAACCCCCACGCCTGTGGATTCCTCGGCTGAAACCCTCTCATACAGTTACAAACCGGATACGTGTTGGAATCGCAGTAACCGAAAGTTCCACACTCTTTGTACTCATCACATTGGTCTTTTGGTGCGAACCAGAACTGGTTCCAGTTCTGCACTGCTTCAATCCAAGTGAACCGTTGTAACAACCCCGTGGAACTCAAACTTAACCTCGAGTACATGTTGTTTTTGGTGATTTGGAATGAGTAAGTCACTTCTTGATCACTCGCTGTGAAGTTGAACTCTATGTAGTCCAGCAGCTGCATTTCCGGTACACCGCTAAACCGGATTCCATTCCACGGACCGCTCCGGTACACTCGCGTCGCTTTGTTCCACAAGAAAGCCTCCGGAAACCCTCTGGTCTCGAGTTTGAACGAGAAGTCGCCGCTTGATGGATCATCTGAACTTTTCCAAGATCTCAAGAACCGGTTAAACCCGGTTTTGAGATCCCAGCCGAGTTTCATCTCCGGGAGTAAAGTATCTGTCGGATAATCAAAACTCTGCCACAAAACTCCGTCTGCGTTGTCGTCGTTAGAGTATCTGAGAACGAAGTTACCGTTATCAAGAAGCTCTGCAACCACCGGAGATGTCACATCTCCTCCTCCGGTAAGATTCGTCGACCAAACAGCTGTGTCGGAACCATCGACAACGACGAGGTTACTGTCGGAGATTTTGAGAGTTCCGATGGAAGTGGAGAGAGGATGGTCTCTGTTTGCGACCCAAACGTAGGTTCTCTTGGAGATTGCCTTGTACCATATCCCGAGATACCAACGAGAAGACAAAGAGGGTTTGAAGAAACCAAGCTCGAAAATGTTACCAGGAGACGAAATGGTCTTGTTGCTTGAGATGGTTAGAGATTCGGTGGCCGACAAAGTGTTGGCAGAGAATGAGAAAGCAGGGAACAGAAGTAAGACGGAGAAGAGTACACCTCTCATGTCTCCACACAACATTCTTGTGTTCTtgtcttttctctctctctctttgttgagaaaattatatgtaaattttaggatttgtttTTCGTTGGAGATATCGGACATGTTTCGTGTTAAATGCATGGACTTTTATTTACTGGTTCTATCAACATAAATTCCTTTCTGTgccttttaaaattttcttggTCTTCCAGGTTTGAACATATCTGTTTGTAGTTACGTTATGTACTAATGTACAGTCGGATTCAGAGTTGACCTACGTGTTCAGaaagtttgttttatttattttgtcagGCTTCTTTTCATTTTCTACGCGTTATCTTTGTTAATAAGTTAAATTCACAGTTATTCAGTTAACATAAATGACTTTACTtccttttctgatttttttcccAGCCAATAGTCAGTCAACCGGTTTGTATGTGTCTGGAAATTATATAAGAGAATCCGTTACAATACAAACATTGTTTTTGTAATAAGTTCAACCTCGATGTCTAGAGACGGTATTGAATTTCTTAAAGTtagaatatttacattttaattaataaccGTTGACCACTAAAAAGAAGCCATGAAAGAGTTTCTAAAGTTTTAAAGCAAATTTTACATAAATGATAATTAAATGTTAATAAAtcctaaaaatatgaaatactcgtttaatatttaattggttTTTGTACTGCAATAGTTTTTTCGTTTTGTGACGTTTAAATGATCTATCAGAAATCTTTATTGGAGATGCTCTGAAGAGCTCTTTTTCGAGAGTTTTGTTTCCTTCCCAATGAATAGAAACCAAACTTTAATTTAATTCACCAAACAAACCAAACTTTAATTTAGTTCCGCATTCCCCGAAGACAAAATAGAAGGGTGTGGTTCCACGTTTACCTTGACTATTCTTCTCTCCTACCAGCCTCCATTTGGTTCCTTCCAATTAATTTTACAATGGAACTTGCTATGTTTATCATATCTGAACCGAATCAGAATAAATTTAAACCGAGTccaaaccaaattttaaaaatattcgaaAAGGCTAAATTTTCTACCTTAGAATAACTGAATTCCGATTAAATCTAAAACAAACCCTGTCGGATAAACGAACATCCATGCCTACTAACTACTTGGTCTGAATTATTTATAACCAAGAACACCCTTGTTCTATCagataatttcataaattagaGTAAATAAAGTCGTTGGGCTGGAACTTTGAGGAGAGAAAACTTATGATAAAACGTTTTTATGTCTATTGttatagattttatataaatatatgaaggCTCAACTAGTTTAGGTATGAATGTTAAGAATGAAGATTCGACTTTATATCATCTGTAAATGTTCACCAAccaaataaactttttttaagaaaagaagaatGTCGAAAGAGGGAAAACTATCGAAGTTAGGCGTTACAAAGTCTTGGCTTGGAACAGCCTCATGATTTTTTATTCCAtaacagtatatatatatatattcaaatcacATTTTAATCAAACACAGAAGAACCCTGCAAGGTCTagagaatatatattattttttgtcgcAATGGTTATGGTGAACAACAATTTTACAAAATCTATATAAGGAACTGTTGTTTAAAAACAGTCGAATGGTGTGGTTCGAACGAGGATATCATAGTAAATCCCATCCATACATTTCACTTTATCAACACacataaattcaaccaataacaTTCTATTATCCTAACTAACCCCAGAAAAATATCACAAGAATTATATCAAACTTTacaaacttgaaaaaaaaaagaagaactcTATCGACCAAGAACAACGGTGGAAGTGATCTCATTAGAAGAAACAATATATTGTTGGCTTGAATCAAGAGCAAAGTTGACATCTATGGAGTTCCTTCTGGTGGAAGTAGTAAACGTTGGTTGTTTTGGCACAGATAGCGTCGCTGTGTCACTCTCTAACATCAACAAAACTGCAGCCATGTTCGGTCTCTCCGCAGCCGAGTCTTGAACACATAGCATCGCCACATGTATGCATCTCAAGGCCTCACGCTTATTGCACGTGGCCCTTATCTTTGGATCCACAAGCTCCTCTGATCTCCCATGTGTATACAGATACCAAGCCTACAACATTTTCAGTTTCCACCATTAATTAGACcatataaaccaaaccaaatatgtacatatataaacCGATTAAACCAAAATACCAAACcgaaattcaaataaaatttaagaggATTAATCATTGACTGAAAGTGAGAAGAAAAAGAGTCTATACTACTTTGTTTTGGGAAACTTACATAACCAATGAGACTTCCATGTTCAGAAGATCTAAGACTTGTGTTTCTCTTCCCACTTATGATCTCTAACAACAAGACACCGAAGCTGTAAACATCGGACTTCACCGAGAAAAGTCCTTCCATAGCATATTCTGGAGACATGTATCCACTACATTTACATAAACCAAAAGTAAGTAAATTGTTAAGATCATGATTTCTCCACAGAATCTTTCTTGAGAATGTGTTGTTACTTACTAAGTTCCAACAACGCGAACAGTGTTAGCTTCATTTTGGTTACCACCAAAGATCCTAGCCATACCAAAATCTGAGATTTTTGGATTCATCTCTCCGTCTAACAACACATTGCTAACCTTCAAATCTCTATGAATGATTCTCAATCTTGAATCTCTGTGAAGATAAAGCAACCCTCTTGCTATTCCTTCAATGATCGCAAACCGAAGTTTCCAGTCTACCAACTCTTGTTTCGTTTCATCTGTAACATTCAAAAGaacaaagaataagaagaaTGTCTAGAAACAAAAGACTTACTTCTTTAACAAGAAACATACCGAAGATAAAGAAGTCTAAGCTTTTGTTAGGCATGTACTCGTATACAAGCATTTTCTCTTCACCCTCGAAGCAACAACCAAGTAACCTCACAAGATTCCTATGTTGAAGCTTTGCTATGAGAATGATCTCGTTCTTGAACTCATCAACTCCTTGTCCAGATTTACCAGACAATCTTTTCACAGCTATCTCTTGTCCATCTTCAAGAACGCcctaaccaaaagaaaagaaaacattttcaaCACAAATCTGAAAGACCAGAGACTTAGACTAGAAACAGGCCTATTCAACCGACCTTGTAGACTGGTCCGAATCCGCCTCTCCCTAGCTCATTCTCTCTGCTGAAGTCATTAGTAGCTTTCACTATAACTTTCAAACAGAACACAGGCAACTCTGATGTGTTTACTGCTTTTCCTTCGATCATTATGTCCACTGATCCTGTAAACGCCGAAGTTGTGTCTTTGGCCTTGGTCATATCAACAACCACAACCGATGTATCGGCGTCATGACCACAATATGTTCCTGAAACATCTGTAGATAAACAAGATCAAGATCAACTAAACTAGCCATGCAGTTTCGGTTTATTTGGTCGGGTATTTGCAGTTTGTTTCGGTTAATTCGGTTTGGCCATAGTTTCACCGACTTAAAATGAAAAAGTTGGTTCGATTTTCGGTTCTAAATTCGAGTCCGGGTtagatttcttttatttataaa contains these protein-coding regions:
- the LOC108843052 gene encoding LOW QUALITY PROTEIN: receptor-like serine/threonine-protein kinase SD1-8 (The sequence of the model RefSeq protein was modified relative to this genomic sequence to represent the inferred CDS: inserted 1 base in 1 codon; deleted 1 base in 1 codon), yielding MLCGDMRGVLFSVLLLFPAFSFSANTLSATESLTISSNKTISSPGNIFELGFFKPSLSSRWYLGIWYKAISKRTYVWVANRDHPLSTSIGTLKISDSNLVVVDGSDTAVWSTNLTGGGDVTSPVVAELLDNGNFVLRYSNDDNADGVLWQSFDYPTDTLLPEMKLGWDLKTGFNRFLRSWKSSDDPSSGDFSFKLETRGFPEAFLWNKATRCTGAVRGMESGLAVYRKXQLLDYIEFNFTASDQEVTYSFQITKNNMYSRLSLSSTGLLQRFTWIEAVQNWNQFWFAPKDQCDEYKECGTFGYCDSNTYPVCNCMRGFQPRNPQAWGLRDGSDGCVRKTALSCDGGDGFVRLKKMKLPDTAATSVDRGIGIKECEEKCKNDCNCTAFANTDIRGGGSGCVVWTGEISDTRNYAKGGQDLYVKLAASDLEDTTNRNAKIIGSCIGVSVLLLLCFIIFRLWKKKQKRSIAIETPFGDQMRSQDLLMNEVVMPSRRHIFRENKTDDLELPLMDFEAVAIATDNFSNANKLGQGGFGIVYKGRLLDGQEIAVKRLSKMSVQGTDEFKNEVKLIARLQHINLVRLLGCCVDGSEKMLIYEYLENLSLDSHLFDKTRSCKLDWEKRFDITNGIARGLLYLHQDSRFRIIHRDLKASNVLLDKDMTPKISDFGMARIFGRDETEANTRKVVGTYGYMSPEYAMDGIFSTKSDVFSFGVLLLEIISGKRNKGFYNSDHDLNLLGCVWRNWKKGKGLDIVDPIILDSSPSTFRPLEILRCIKIGLLCVQERASDRPTMSSVVMMLGSETTAIPQPEQPGYCVGRSPLDTDSSSSNQRHDESWSVNQMTVSVIDPR